A DNA window from Streptomyces parvus contains the following coding sequences:
- a CDS encoding inositol monophosphatase family protein has translation MIDSFTSPTDTELAAAAALAGAEVVRARYGRPHSRIDKGSGDFATDVDLAAEQAILDVIRAARPGDAVHGEEGGRQGAADAEREWLVDPLCGTLNYAVGSRLVAVNVVLRNGPAAVADPFSGEVFLTDGETARVRSGAEGDERRLAPAADTRLVDVNLDPPFPSAPGFRAVDLLGHPGFVENFRPRVVSTTLALAWVAAGKRAAYVTDGGDLSGSVHFAAGIALCRAAGCVVTGIDGAPVGPGGRGLVVAADAGTHELLMAMIGVRGQGS, from the coding sequence GTGATCGACTCATTCACGAGCCCGACGGACACCGAGCTCGCGGCAGCCGCCGCGCTGGCCGGGGCGGAGGTCGTGCGGGCCCGGTACGGGCGGCCCCACTCCCGTATCGACAAGGGCTCCGGGGACTTCGCCACCGACGTCGACCTGGCCGCCGAGCAGGCGATCCTCGACGTCATCCGCGCCGCCCGCCCCGGGGACGCGGTGCACGGTGAGGAGGGCGGCCGGCAGGGGGCGGCCGACGCGGAGCGGGAGTGGCTGGTGGACCCCTTGTGCGGGACGCTCAACTACGCCGTCGGGTCCCGACTCGTCGCCGTCAACGTGGTGTTGCGCAACGGTCCGGCCGCCGTGGCCGATCCGTTCAGCGGCGAGGTCTTCCTCACCGACGGCGAGACCGCCCGGGTCCGGTCCGGTGCGGAGGGCGACGAGCGGCGGTTGGCGCCCGCGGCGGACACCCGGCTCGTGGATGTGAACCTCGACCCGCCCTTCCCGAGCGCGCCCGGCTTCCGGGCCGTCGACCTGCTCGGCCACCCCGGGTTCGTCGAGAACTTCCGCCCGCGCGTCGTCTCCACGACGCTGGCGCTGGCCTGGGTCGCGGCGGGCAAGCGGGCCGCCTACGTCACGGACGGCGGCGACCTGAGCGGGAGCGTGCACTTCGCCGCCGGGATCGCCCTGTGCCGGGCCGCCGGCTGCGTCGTCACCGGAATCGACGGCGCACCGGTCGGACCGGGCGGCCGGGGGCTCGTCGTGGCCGCGGACGCCGGGACGCACGAACTGCTCATGGCGATGATCGGCGTTCGCGGGCAGGGGAGTTGA
- a CDS encoding DUF2277 domain-containing protein: protein MCRSIKTLRPPALPEEATEEDMRAAALQYVRKVSGFRAPAAHNREVFDRAVDEITAATMKLLDGLEIRGASRGA from the coding sequence ATGTGCCGCAGCATCAAGACGCTCCGCCCGCCCGCTCTCCCCGAGGAGGCCACCGAGGAGGACATGCGGGCCGCCGCCCTTCAGTACGTACGCAAGGTCTCCGGGTTCCGCGCGCCCGCCGCGCACAACCGGGAGGTGTTCGACCGTGCCGTCGACGAGATCACCGCAGCGACGATGAAGCTGCTCGACGGGCTGGAGATACGGGGCGCGTCGCGGGGCGCTTGA
- a CDS encoding superoxide dismutase family protein: MTAWMVRTGPGPAHPISGRWPTAGPEGGTRSRGRGVSRVPGVLAGAAALLTLAYAAGVGVAQEPIRSGHGTQGAHGAHDVPGGHDAPGVRDTHGAPGVRDTPGGHGAPGAPAADPSRTDDVAAMGGSSWMRAAGVFSPPGSFVPSDALTYDTRLVPAGARIEVTRFTGPSGTRVRARLQGLVPGRAYGMHVHTSPCGADPAAAGPHYQHRPSAAADPVNEVWLDFRTDEDGDGGAEALHDWNFREGGARSVIIHDRQGGAGERAACFTVPFGPDGRA, translated from the coding sequence ATGACGGCATGGATGGTACGGACGGGACCCGGTCCGGCGCACCCGATTTCGGGACGGTGGCCGACGGCGGGACCCGAGGGCGGCACGAGGTCGCGGGGTCGGGGCGTCTCGCGGGTCCCGGGCGTGCTGGCGGGCGCGGCGGCGCTGCTGACGCTGGCGTACGCCGCGGGCGTCGGCGTCGCCCAGGAGCCCATCCGGAGCGGGCACGGTACGCAGGGTGCTCATGGCGCCCACGACGTCCCCGGCGGCCACGACGCCCCCGGTGTGCGTGACACCCACGGCGCCCCCGGTGTGCGTGACACCCCCGGTGGCCACGGCGCGCCCGGCGCTCCTGCGGCGGACCCGAGCCGCACGGACGACGTCGCCGCCATGGGCGGCAGTTCGTGGATGCGGGCCGCGGGGGTGTTCTCCCCGCCCGGTTCGTTCGTCCCCTCCGACGCGTTGACGTACGACACCCGGCTGGTGCCGGCGGGCGCGCGGATCGAGGTCACCCGGTTCACGGGCCCGTCCGGCACCCGGGTCCGGGCACGCCTGCAAGGACTCGTGCCCGGCCGTGCGTACGGGATGCACGTGCACACCTCGCCCTGCGGCGCCGACCCGGCCGCTGCGGGGCCGCACTACCAGCACCGCCCGTCCGCTGCCGCGGACCCGGTCAACGAGGTGTGGCTGGACTTCCGGACGGACGAGGACGGCGACGGGGGAGCGGAGGCCCTGCACGACTGGAACTTCCGGGAGGGCGGGGCACGGTCGGTGATCATCCATGACCGGCAGGGCGGTGCGGGGGAGCGGGCCGCCTGCTTCACGGTGCCGTTCGGGCCCGACGGCCGGGCCTGA
- a CDS encoding DoxX family protein: protein MLIRLNQAQPYVLSLFRFVVGLLFAFHGAATLFGVLGGDQAETGAWPGWYAALIQLVCGALVALGLGTRAAAFLASGSMAYAYFKVHQPEAFLPLQNGGEPSAMFCWAFLLLVFTGPGAVALDRFFGSRSPAATAEDTARQDKAPAVSV, encoded by the coding sequence ATGCTCATCCGCTTGAACCAGGCGCAGCCCTATGTGCTCAGCCTCTTCCGCTTCGTCGTCGGCCTGCTCTTCGCCTTCCACGGCGCCGCCACCCTCTTCGGGGTGCTCGGCGGCGACCAGGCCGAGACCGGTGCCTGGCCCGGCTGGTACGCCGCTCTGATCCAGCTGGTCTGCGGGGCTCTCGTCGCCCTCGGTCTCGGCACCCGTGCCGCGGCGTTCCTCGCCTCGGGCTCGATGGCCTACGCGTACTTCAAGGTGCACCAGCCGGAGGCGTTCCTGCCGCTCCAGAACGGCGGCGAGCCGTCGGCGATGTTCTGCTGGGCGTTCCTGCTGCTGGTCTTCACCGGTCCGGGGGCTGTCGCCCTGGACCGGTTCTTCGGTTCGCGGAGCCCGGCGGCCACCGCCGAGGACACAGCACGGCAGGACAAGGCTCCGGCCGTCTCGGTCTGA
- a CDS encoding histidine phosphatase family protein — protein sequence MTATAARYLYVTRHGQASEDETMLTEAGRRQAALLGERLRGVPITAVHHGPLPRAEQTARLMGEQLPGVPLLRSEPAGDYIPYLPSREELPAESADRTLARLAEFPAAERELGPGLAEEALARFTGTVEGDEPRHELLVTHNFLVGWLVRAALDAPKWRWLGLHHANAGLTVIRYSPGRPPALLLFNDTGHLPAELRWTGFPPEERI from the coding sequence ATGACGGCAACGGCTGCCCGCTATCTGTACGTGACCCGTCACGGCCAGGCCTCAGAGGACGAGACCATGCTGACGGAGGCCGGCCGCCGTCAGGCCGCTCTGCTCGGGGAGCGGCTGCGCGGGGTGCCGATCACGGCGGTCCACCACGGCCCGCTCCCCCGTGCCGAGCAGACGGCGCGGCTGATGGGCGAGCAGCTGCCGGGTGTTCCCCTGCTGCGGTCCGAACCGGCGGGTGACTACATCCCGTACCTGCCGTCACGGGAGGAGCTGCCGGCGGAGTCGGCCGATCGGACCCTCGCCCGGCTGGCCGAATTCCCGGCGGCGGAACGCGAGCTGGGCCCCGGTCTCGCGGAGGAGGCGCTCGCGCGGTTCACGGGAACGGTCGAGGGCGACGAACCCCGCCATGAACTCCTCGTCACCCACAACTTCCTCGTCGGCTGGCTCGTCCGGGCCGCGCTGGACGCCCCGAAGTGGCGCTGGCTGGGCCTCCACCACGCCAACGCCGGGCTGACCGTGATCCGTTACTCGCCCGGCCGGCCCCCGGCGCTCCTCCTGTTCAACGACACCGGCCATCTGCCCGCCGAACTCCGCTGGACCGGCTTCCCGCCCGAGGAGCGCATCTGA